In Desulfobulbaceae bacterium, a single genomic region encodes these proteins:
- a CDS encoding conjugal transfer protein TrbH encodes MNKFFWVTLLLVGLAGCASAPPTPYGNFVPYNMTHDTDMKIIDDVVQKLVELYPPASTRFDLQHTNTDFFGTHLVETMRTKGYAVQEVKAESKPTMTAVNSSSDIFSGVQADPKPTVAVVNSPPVVLSTPGGLSLSYIMDQTKDSDLYRITLLINQQSLSRVYQLKDDTIFPASYWIRKE; translated from the coding sequence ATGAATAAATTTTTCTGGGTTACGTTGCTTTTGGTCGGTTTAGCTGGGTGTGCATCTGCACCTCCCACACCGTATGGTAATTTTGTGCCGTATAATATGACGCATGACACCGACATGAAGATTATTGATGATGTGGTGCAAAAGCTCGTGGAACTATACCCTCCGGCCAGTACCCGTTTTGACCTACAGCACACCAACACAGATTTTTTTGGTACTCACCTTGTGGAAACCATGCGGACTAAAGGGTATGCCGTCCAAGAGGTCAAAGCAGAATCCAAACCAACCATGACCGCTGTCAACTCTTCATCTGATATCTTTTCAGGAGTGCAAGCAGATCCCAAGCCAACCGTTGCCGTTGTTAACTCTCCACCAGTGGTTCTTTCGACGCCTGGCGGGTTATCTCTATCGTATATCATGGATCAAACCAAAGACTCAGACCTATACCGGATCACGTTGCTGATTAACCAACAATCATTGTCTCGCGTCTATCAACTTAAAGACGACACGATCTTCCCGGCAAGCTATTGGATTCGAAAGGAGTAG
- a CDS encoding TrbI/VirB10 family protein encodes MAPNASPGRVGVRRVNNLPVYIGVGMLGFFLLIIVLVAADRSAQQNRPVQTKEEIPVDSALKYAKGIVGAQQNGIIESKAVAAPLVMPEELNATAPGLSAPVAIIRPDNMDIPPKPPTSQTSQSLQQRGPDDIERDRLRTQKMQALEEAVKAKTSLTFTATHITNNGQPNTRKETENQLAAARQQIENSTNNNPTAAYKARLAMIQSSGLLPGGNSGDGSAAPQLLQTAAEGSPKNAAQFDKNGNGDRWQLDSQPDAPRSLYELRTGFVVPATLISGINSELPGQIIGQVAQSVYDTPTGKYLLIPQGSRLVGQYDSNVVYGQARILIAWQRIVFPDGKAMDIGSMPGSDSAGYAGVKDQVNNHYVRLFSSAFLMSGITAGISLSQPDQTGTTAQTASSAMSEALGQQFGQVSAQLIAKNMNIAPTLEIRPGYRFNVMVTKDMTFSKPYQSFDYKL; translated from the coding sequence ATGGCCCCTAATGCTTCACCTGGCAGAGTGGGTGTGCGCCGTGTCAATAATCTGCCTGTCTACATCGGCGTTGGAATGCTGGGCTTTTTTTTGCTTATAATAGTGTTGGTTGCTGCTGACCGCTCTGCACAGCAAAATAGACCAGTTCAAACTAAAGAAGAAATCCCGGTTGATAGCGCCCTTAAATACGCTAAAGGAATTGTTGGCGCTCAACAAAACGGGATTATCGAATCAAAGGCCGTTGCCGCTCCGCTTGTTATGCCAGAAGAACTAAATGCGACCGCCCCTGGGTTATCGGCCCCGGTCGCAATCATTCGGCCTGATAATATGGACATACCACCAAAGCCTCCGACTTCTCAAACCTCTCAAAGCTTACAGCAACGTGGGCCAGACGATATTGAAAGAGATCGGCTTCGAACTCAAAAAATGCAGGCCCTTGAAGAAGCCGTGAAGGCTAAGACAAGCTTAACCTTCACGGCGACTCACATCACAAATAACGGCCAACCCAATACTCGTAAGGAAACAGAAAATCAACTGGCGGCAGCTCGGCAACAAATTGAGAATAGCACTAATAATAATCCTACAGCGGCCTATAAAGCCCGCCTTGCTATGATTCAAAGTTCAGGCCTTTTGCCCGGTGGTAATTCTGGTGACGGCTCTGCTGCGCCGCAACTGCTGCAGACAGCGGCAGAGGGAAGCCCTAAAAATGCTGCTCAGTTTGACAAAAATGGGAATGGTGACCGCTGGCAGCTTGATTCTCAACCGGACGCACCTCGTTCACTTTATGAGTTGCGGACTGGTTTTGTTGTTCCAGCGACCTTGATTTCAGGGATCAATTCGGAATTACCTGGGCAGATCATCGGACAAGTCGCCCAAAGCGTATATGACACCCCAACGGGTAAATATTTACTGATCCCGCAAGGTTCGCGCCTCGTGGGTCAGTATGACAGTAACGTAGTGTATGGCCAAGCCCGGATATTGATTGCATGGCAACGTATTGTTTTCCCTGACGGCAAGGCGATGGATATTGGTTCCATGCCTGGTTCGGATAGTGCCGGGTATGCAGGCGTCAAGGATCAAGTCAATAATCATTATGTACGTCTATTTTCTTCGGCCTTTCTTATGTCGGGGATAACTGCTGGTATTTCGTTGAGCCAACCAGATCAAACTGGCACCACGGCTCAAACTGCAAGCAGTGCCATGAGTGAAGCCTTAGGACAACAGTTTGGGCAAGTCAGTGCTCAATTGATAGCAAAAAACATGAACATTGCGCCAACGCTGGAGATTAGGCCAGGGTATCGGTTCAATGTTATGGTGACAAAGGACATGACGTTTTCCAAGCCGTATCAATCATTTGATTATAAGCTCTAA
- the trbJ gene encoding P-type conjugative transfer protein TrbJ, producing the protein MKITKKLSLEIALLGVLLLGHLGVKTQAIAGIPVFDAANLAKNMVSSVELVSQTLKQVQQYQTQLQQYENMLQNTQVPSMNTWDAASATMTQLRNNIDTLSVYKNRLGSTDAYLGTFHDTASYRNSPCYSPNGCTPAQWAELQNSADLGSESQKRANDALFRGLDQQQTLMVNDANTLETLQGSAQGATGQLQAIGYANQLASAQANQLLQIRGLLISQQNVIATRNQALADREAKEAAASVQARRGTFQPSSLTTY; encoded by the coding sequence ATGAAGATCACTAAAAAATTATCTCTTGAGATTGCTTTGTTAGGTGTGTTGCTTTTGGGCCATCTTGGTGTCAAAACACAAGCCATTGCTGGTATTCCGGTTTTTGATGCCGCAAATTTAGCAAAGAATATGGTTAGTTCTGTTGAACTTGTTTCGCAAACCCTTAAACAAGTTCAACAGTATCAAACGCAGTTGCAGCAATATGAAAATATGCTGCAAAACACGCAAGTACCATCTATGAATACGTGGGATGCCGCTAGCGCAACAATGACCCAGCTACGCAACAATATTGACACTCTCAGTGTGTACAAAAATCGACTCGGCAGCACGGACGCATATCTTGGCACTTTTCACGACACCGCATCCTATCGAAATTCTCCTTGTTACTCGCCTAATGGCTGTACGCCTGCCCAATGGGCAGAATTACAGAATTCGGCAGATCTGGGGTCTGAATCACAAAAAAGAGCCAATGACGCACTCTTTCGCGGGTTGGATCAGCAACAAACCTTAATGGTGAATGACGCTAATACATTAGAGACCTTGCAAGGATCAGCACAAGGTGCGACCGGCCAATTACAAGCCATTGGCTATGCAAATCAATTGGCAAGCGCACAAGCAAACCAACTTTTGCAAATTCGTGGACTTTTAATTTCACAACAAAATGTTATTGCAACACGCAACCAAGCCCTGGCAGATCGCGAAGCCAAAGAAGCAGCGGCATCTGTACAGGCTCGCAGGGGTACGTTTCAACCAAGTTCTTTAACCACATACTAA
- the trbL gene encoding P-type conjugative transfer protein TrbL: protein MKTAPIFKSIGILFFLLLVLYADNAYAAISNQDIMETVLDRYRLAANTWSAVIAARATWLFWVLAMISMVWTFGMIALRKADIGEFFAEFLRFTIFTGFFWWLLINGPNFAIDIINSMRTIAGNASGVGPGLTPSGIVDIGFHIFFTMLDQSTVWSPVDSTVGIIISLAILIVMALISVNMLVLLISGWILAYAGIFFLGFGGSKWTSEMAIGYFKTVLGIAVQLYTMVLLVGIGQSFVDQYYQAMSAGLSLKELGVMLIVALVLLMLVNKVPPLLGGLAGAHTAHSLGSGMGAGAVMAAGAAIATAGAAAAAGAANIAGGSQAIMAAFSSANASESGGGSGGGDLLAAMGGGGSGDTGGGSSLASAMGDSGGSSSGGSTSSASSSIGMGDSDGSLSGGVMAATQKAGRVMAGATKNLAKGTWNVAAQKVRTNTIGGQIASMIEASNNNDTTVDPESEVAAFRDKSS, encoded by the coding sequence ATGAAAACGGCTCCTATTTTTAAAAGTATAGGCATTTTATTTTTTCTCTTGTTGGTGCTTTACGCTGACAATGCTTATGCCGCCATTAGCAATCAAGATATCATGGAAACCGTCTTGGATCGCTATAGACTTGCCGCCAATACTTGGTCAGCAGTAATTGCGGCACGGGCGACATGGTTGTTTTGGGTATTAGCTATGATCAGCATGGTATGGACATTCGGCATGATAGCCTTGCGGAAGGCGGATATTGGTGAATTTTTCGCGGAATTTCTTCGCTTTACGATCTTTACGGGCTTTTTCTGGTGGTTGTTAATTAATGGACCAAATTTCGCCATAGACATTATTAATTCTATGCGTACGATCGCAGGTAATGCCTCTGGTGTTGGGCCAGGGCTGACGCCTTCAGGAATTGTTGACATTGGCTTTCACATTTTTTTTACGATGCTAGATCAATCTACGGTCTGGTCCCCTGTTGATAGCACTGTTGGTATTATTATAAGTTTGGCAATCCTCATTGTAATGGCTTTAATCAGTGTAAATATGCTGGTACTTTTGATTAGCGGATGGATTTTGGCTTATGCCGGTATTTTCTTTCTTGGCTTTGGTGGATCAAAGTGGACCTCGGAAATGGCCATAGGCTATTTTAAAACCGTACTAGGTATTGCTGTGCAACTTTACACGATGGTTTTGCTAGTCGGAATTGGTCAGTCATTTGTTGATCAGTACTATCAAGCTATGTCTGCAGGCTTAAGCCTGAAAGAATTGGGGGTGATGCTAATTGTTGCGTTAGTTTTACTTATGCTTGTCAACAAAGTACCGCCGTTGCTCGGTGGACTTGCAGGTGCCCACACAGCGCACTCGTTGGGAAGTGGTATGGGCGCAGGTGCCGTTATGGCAGCAGGGGCAGCAATTGCAACAGCAGGCGCGGCAGCGGCAGCAGGTGCGGCAAATATAGCGGGTGGAAGTCAGGCTATCATGGCCGCCTTTTCCTCTGCCAATGCTTCCGAAAGCGGTGGCGGTAGTGGCGGTGGTGACTTGCTGGCCGCTATGGGTGGTGGCGGATCAGGAGATACCGGCGGTGGTAGCTCCCTGGCATCGGCAATGGGCGATTCAGGTGGAAGCTCAAGTGGTGGGAGTACTTCGAGTGCAAGCTCATCAATCGGCATGGGTGATTCAGACGGAAGTTTAAGCGGCGGGGTTATGGCTGCTACTCAAAAGGCAGGAAGAGTTATGGCCGGAGCAACCAAGAACCTTGCAAAAGGCACTTGGAATGTTGCTGCCCAAAAGGTTCGTACAAATACGATAGGCGGTCAGATTGCAAGCATGATTGAAGCGAGCAACAATAATGACACCACGGTAGACCCTGAATCAGAAGTAGCGGCCTTCCGGGATAAATCCTCTTAA
- a CDS encoding conjugal transfer protein TrbM, with amino-acid sequence MKKLKIILTTGFLAVSTVTVSIPVNAEDVLTGDTRLACEALLCLASGTHPTECVPSLNRYFGISYKYWSDTIQGRINFLNLCPTSNQIPGFVNALANGAGRCDVASLNRSRMNILGLGPISNQLTPYCAAYIGHEYVNLGDLTPSYIGTPERGGHWVTAKEYEVALATYNARIAEEDAEAAPTNPFQFLNH; translated from the coding sequence ATGAAAAAGCTAAAAATCATTCTCACAACTGGCTTTTTAGCGGTATCAACGGTCACCGTGTCCATTCCGGTTAATGCCGAAGACGTGCTAACGGGTGACACTCGTCTCGCGTGCGAAGCTTTGCTTTGTCTTGCGTCTGGCACACACCCGACCGAATGCGTTCCATCACTGAATAGGTATTTTGGCATTTCTTATAAATACTGGAGTGATACGATACAAGGTCGCATAAATTTCTTAAATCTTTGTCCAACAAGTAACCAAATCCCAGGATTTGTCAATGCACTTGCAAATGGTGCCGGTCGATGTGATGTCGCATCGCTCAATCGCTCAAGAATGAATATTTTGGGATTAGGCCCAATTAGTAACCAATTGACTCCTTACTGTGCCGCCTATATCGGCCATGAATATGTAAATCTTGGAGACCTGACACCATCATATATTGGTACACCAGAACGGGGTGGGCATTGGGTTACAGCTAAAGAATATGAAGTAGCCCTAGCTACATATAACGCCCGCATTGCGGAGGAAGATGCAGAAGCAGCACCGACGAATCCCTTCCAATTCTTGAATCATTAA
- a CDS encoding conjugal transfer protein TrbN, whose protein sequence is MFFVDLPPQLQERVECSISASAKYEVPANIILAIAEKEAGTPGQWVRNANGTYDVGSMQFNTAYLKDLEQYGITPNDVAAAGCYSFDLAAWRLRKHIKNDQGDIWTRVANYHSRTYRYNTVYRADLILKAIKWADWLTARMPTYDATKSKAPVKKPNVEQQTNLAALDHP, encoded by the coding sequence ATGTTCTTTGTTGATCTTCCGCCCCAGCTCCAAGAGCGTGTTGAGTGCTCTATTTCCGCATCTGCAAAGTATGAGGTTCCGGCGAATATCATACTGGCAATAGCGGAAAAGGAAGCAGGCACACCGGGCCAATGGGTGCGAAATGCCAACGGTACTTATGATGTTGGCTCGATGCAGTTTAACACAGCATATCTAAAAGATTTGGAACAATACGGAATCACACCGAACGATGTAGCGGCCGCAGGTTGCTACTCGTTTGACCTGGCAGCCTGGCGGCTTCGCAAACACATCAAAAACGACCAGGGCGACATCTGGACACGAGTAGCAAATTATCACTCCCGAACATACCGCTACAACACGGTGTACCGCGCTGATCTGATCCTTAAGGCCATCAAATGGGCTGATTGGTTGACTGCCCGGATGCCAACCTACGACGCGACAAAATCCAAAGCTCCAGTAAAAAAACCAAATGTCGAACAGCAAACCAACCTGGCCGCGCTTGATCATCCCTGA
- a CDS encoding conjugal transfer protein TraX, translated as MSNSKPTWPRLIIPDGTLEALKWLALLLMTGDHVDKYLFNGTKALLFDTGRIVMPLFIFVLAYNLARPGALDRGAYPRTIKRLILFGVLATPIFIVLGGVKDGWWPLNIIFTLLSLTVVLFLVEQHTTGGYVTAAVIFLISGSSVEFWWPALALGVTTWWYCKRPGWIPLALALTALSSLWFINQNMWALAAVPIALTSITVDFRVPRLKWVFYAYYPLHLIVLWLIRIPMGKAGHLFFY; from the coding sequence ATGTCGAACAGCAAACCAACCTGGCCGCGCTTGATCATCCCTGATGGCACCCTAGAAGCCTTGAAATGGCTTGCCTTGCTGCTCATGACAGGGGATCATGTAGATAAATACCTGTTCAATGGCACCAAGGCTTTGCTCTTTGATACTGGCCGGATCGTCATGCCGCTCTTTATTTTTGTTTTGGCATATAATTTAGCTCGACCTGGTGCTTTGGATCGTGGAGCCTATCCACGCACAATAAAACGCCTTATATTGTTTGGTGTCCTAGCGACGCCGATATTTATTGTTTTGGGCGGGGTCAAAGATGGCTGGTGGCCCCTAAACATCATTTTCACACTACTCTCTTTGACAGTTGTTTTATTTTTGGTAGAGCAACACACAACAGGCGGCTACGTGACTGCAGCCGTCATATTTTTGATCAGTGGTTCATCTGTTGAATTTTGGTGGCCAGCCCTGGCTTTAGGTGTGACAACTTGGTGGTATTGTAAGCGCCCTGGCTGGATACCTCTGGCTCTTGCTCTAACAGCTTTATCATCATTGTGGTTCATCAACCAAAACATGTGGGCATTAGCAGCCGTGCCGATTGCACTTACGTCCATCACTGTTGATTTTCGTGTGCCTCGGCTTAAATGGGTCTTTTATGCCTATTACCCTTTGCACCTAATCGTGCTTTGGTTAATCCGGATTCCGATGGGTAAAGCTGGACACCTATTTTTTTATTGA
- a CDS encoding redoxin domain-containing protein, translating into MPCRGHLSQLRDRKNELSTKNIKVVVVTFEASSLARRYMEETRLDWPLIVDTNRDIYRAYGMLDASFWDIWGPSTWLAYLKEILRGQLPKRPSNDIRQRGGDVLIDPKGFVRLHHIGTGPADRPKVDAILQAIC; encoded by the coding sequence CTGCCCTGCCGGGGGCATCTCTCGCAGTTGCGGGATCGAAAAAATGAGCTTTCGACAAAAAATATCAAGGTGGTCGTAGTAACTTTTGAGGCCAGTTCTCTGGCTCGGCGATATATGGAGGAAACTCGCCTCGATTGGCCGCTGATTGTTGACACGAATCGGGATATTTACCGGGCCTACGGCATGCTTGACGCAAGCTTTTGGGATATTTGGGGGCCAAGTACCTGGTTGGCCTATTTAAAAGAAATTTTACGCGGGCAACTGCCTAAAAGACCGTCGAACGATATCCGGCAACGGGGCGGTGATGTGTTGATTGATCCGAAAGGCTTTGTGCGGCTTCACCATATCGGCACCGGGCCAGCTGACAGGCCTAAGGTTGATGCTATTCTCCAGGCCATTTGTTGA
- a CDS encoding GHKL domain-containing protein, translating to MISLMKKQNIKKISVITLLVIGITTLHYQTDHLKILNHIFFRELYFLPIILAGFWFGIYGGIGASLFVTFLYLPFVLSLPEVITGHNFGNLVEIVLFNIFGLVFGLLRDRQTRQQQRLLEAESLAAMGRAVSCIAHDMKTPLLAIGGFVQQVRCKVADDKLAKKLDIAFGQVQRLEMLIGDMLAFAKPLHLQRQQGMINSLIEEVVMVSGEKASRHAVTIMTKLQQDLPVIKYDQHRLQQALQNLLNNALEASPNGSEVIIRSKRQGDGISIEIADMGEGIPTKQQSDIFTPFVTTKKEGTGLGLSIVKKVIEAHNGSIDVTENSEKGVTFRITIPLTYG from the coding sequence ATGATCTCGTTAATGAAAAAACAAAACATCAAAAAGATTTCGGTAATCACTCTGTTGGTGATTGGTATCACTACTCTTCATTATCAGACTGATCATCTGAAAATTTTAAATCACATTTTTTTCCGGGAACTCTACTTTTTGCCGATAATCCTTGCTGGGTTTTGGTTCGGTATTTACGGAGGTATAGGCGCATCCCTTTTCGTCACTTTTCTGTACCTGCCCTTTGTCCTCTCTCTACCGGAAGTAATTACCGGGCATAACTTTGGAAATCTCGTTGAAATTGTCCTTTTCAATATATTCGGCCTAGTCTTTGGCCTTCTTAGGGATCGGCAAACAAGACAACAGCAAAGACTACTGGAAGCGGAAAGTCTTGCTGCCATGGGAAGAGCTGTCTCCTGCATCGCCCATGACATGAAGACACCGTTGCTGGCTATTGGGGGTTTTGTGCAGCAGGTCCGGTGTAAAGTGGCCGATGATAAACTTGCCAAGAAACTGGACATTGCCTTTGGACAGGTTCAACGGCTTGAAATGTTGATCGGAGACATGCTGGCCTTTGCTAAGCCGTTACACTTACAGCGTCAACAAGGCATGATTAATTCTCTCATCGAAGAAGTCGTGATGGTTTCCGGGGAAAAGGCATCACGACATGCAGTTACAATAATGACTAAACTGCAGCAGGACCTGCCGGTCATCAAATATGATCAACACCGGCTGCAGCAGGCATTGCAAAATCTTCTAAATAACGCACTGGAGGCCAGTCCTAACGGAAGTGAGGTGATCATCCGTAGTAAACGCCAAGGCGATGGTATCAGCATAGAGATTGCTGACATGGGTGAAGGAATACCAACAAAACAGCAAAGCGATATATTCACTCCTTTCGTGACGACGAAAAAGGAAGGTACTGGCTTGGGCCTTTCAATCGTTAAAAAAGTCATTGAAGCCCATAATGGTTCAATTGATGTGACCGAAAACAGTGAAAAAGGGGTTACCTTTCGGATTACTATCCCATTGACGTATGGGTAA
- a CDS encoding isoprenylcysteine carboxylmethyltransferase family protein, which yields MNETVPAYGLWPLVIINSAIFILFAYSFIKPKTKLDWRSLGAFSAFIVALFAEMYGFPLTIYFLSGWLQANFPQSDILAHGSGHLWYTIFGFKGDPHTNPIHLLSNVLIFAGFYLTYRAWIVLHAAQQAGELAITGPYSLVRHPQYDGFILVMVGFLVMWPTLLTLAMFPVLVIVYVRLAKQEEKLVRQEFGSVYDDYAKKVPSFLPSWKK from the coding sequence ATGAACGAGACAGTCCCTGCATACGGGTTATGGCCCTTGGTCATAATAAATTCAGCCATCTTCATTCTCTTTGCCTACAGTTTCATAAAACCGAAAACAAAACTCGACTGGCGTTCGCTGGGAGCTTTTTCCGCCTTTATCGTCGCCCTCTTTGCCGAGATGTACGGTTTTCCGTTAACCATCTATTTCCTGTCCGGCTGGTTGCAGGCCAATTTCCCGCAATCCGACATTCTAGCCCATGGTAGCGGGCACCTTTGGTATACCATATTCGGCTTCAAGGGAGACCCACACACCAACCCCATTCATCTGTTGAGCAATGTTCTCATCTTCGCGGGATTTTATCTTACCTACCGGGCCTGGATAGTGCTACACGCAGCACAACAAGCAGGAGAACTTGCCATCACCGGGCCATATAGCTTAGTTCGTCATCCGCAATATGACGGATTTATTCTGGTCATGGTTGGTTTTCTTGTTATGTGGCCAACTCTTCTGACCCTGGCAATGTTCCCAGTATTGGTGATTGTCTACGTTCGTCTTGCAAAGCAGGAAGAAAAACTGGTCCGGCAGGAATTTGGCAGCGTGTATGACGATTACGCCAAAAAAGTGCCGTCCTTTCTTCCGAGTTGGAAAAAATGA
- a CDS encoding DUF2933 domain-containing protein, whose translation MTSNNSWADFLKALSGPRLAFLAFIAAGGYFLWTEHQAHLLGALPYLILLLCPLMHLFMHRGHGDHQKDNETHNHDNH comes from the coding sequence ATGACGAGCAACAATTCTTGGGCGGATTTTCTAAAAGCTCTTTCAGGTCCTCGGCTCGCTTTTCTGGCATTTATTGCGGCTGGAGGATACTTCCTCTGGACGGAACATCAGGCTCACCTACTGGGCGCCTTACCGTACTTGATTTTACTTCTTTGCCCTTTGATGCATCTTTTCATGCATCGTGGCCATGGTGATCACCAAAAAGATAATGAAACTCATAATCATGACAATCACTGA
- a CDS encoding MFS transporter translates to MATLMVVRSMNAILFYVAILALGMAIVIPSITILITHLSKDRLGKALGLLTGANSAGQTLGPLIGSMLFVYNIHLPYLLAAGVLICVASHGFLENCHPRK, encoded by the coding sequence ATGGCTACGCTAATGGTCGTTCGCTCAATGAACGCAATTCTATTTTACGTCGCTATTCTTGCCTTGGGGATGGCCATCGTTATACCAAGCATAACGATTTTAATAACTCATCTCTCCAAAGACCGCCTCGGAAAAGCCCTTGGGCTGCTTACGGGGGCTAACAGTGCCGGCCAAACGCTTGGACCTTTGATTGGAAGTATGCTGTTCGTTTATAATATCCACCTGCCGTATCTGTTGGCAGCTGGGGTCTTAATTTGCGTCGCTTCGCACGGTTTTTTGGAAAATTGCCACCCACGAAAATAA
- a CDS encoding MFS transporter, with protein sequence MQWSEGIHSTLAADFNDFSAPFLLASILAVFPVIIAGIWLPESSSGKKESSVVNAGMKTAIGNETYIKNSIVAYLLLSFVSQFALSLFEATFVLHAQTLMNFHAAQLGSVFMVCGFVMAVAQGTTVAGFIERFGANKILPFGFLFMGVPWLR encoded by the coding sequence GTGCAATGGTCAGAAGGCATCCATTCCACCTTGGCGGCAGATTTCAATGACTTTTCCGCCCCCTTCCTCCTCGCTTCGATACTGGCCGTATTTCCCGTGATCATTGCTGGCATCTGGTTACCGGAGTCCTCTTCCGGCAAAAAAGAGTCTTCCGTTGTCAACGCAGGGATGAAAACAGCAATAGGAAATGAAACATACATAAAAAATTCTATAGTGGCCTATTTGCTTTTATCGTTCGTCAGTCAATTTGCCTTATCTTTGTTCGAAGCGACCTTTGTTCTTCATGCCCAGACCCTTATGAATTTTCATGCGGCGCAATTAGGCTCCGTGTTTATGGTGTGCGGCTTTGTGATGGCCGTTGCCCAGGGAACGACCGTTGCCGGATTTATTGAAAGATTCGGTGCTAACAAAATATTGCCGTTCGGCTTTCTCTTTATGGGGGTGCCATGGCTACGCTAA
- a CDS encoding TCR/Tet family MFS transporter → MLGGVQFQTPLQNGVYLQSNPMPKQLLILYLCLYLSMIGYGLSLPVLPYFLQELIKYRGFTPSEISLHVGSVTAIFALMQMIFAPLWGRVSDSTGRRKPILLLGLTGYAISMALAGISENIGMLYGARMLNGVFSAAVLPMASAYIVDISPEKFRARGLAWHGTAVGLGVVSGPALGALLSAMVRRHPFHLGGRFQ, encoded by the coding sequence ATGTTGGGAGGTGTTCAATTCCAAACGCCTCTTCAAAATGGGGTTTATCTTCAAAGTAATCCAATGCCAAAGCAACTTTTGATCCTTTACCTCTGTCTGTACTTGTCTATGATCGGCTACGGCCTTTCGTTGCCAGTGCTCCCTTACTTTCTACAGGAACTTATTAAATATCGTGGCTTTACACCTTCTGAAATATCTCTGCATGTTGGTTCGGTTACCGCAATATTTGCTCTCATGCAGATGATATTTGCTCCATTATGGGGAAGAGTGTCAGATAGCACCGGAAGACGCAAGCCGATACTATTACTTGGATTGACGGGTTACGCGATCTCAATGGCCTTGGCCGGCATCAGTGAAAATATTGGTATGTTGTATGGCGCCCGCATGCTTAATGGCGTTTTTTCAGCAGCTGTGCTGCCAATGGCCAGTGCCTATATTGTCGATATTTCACCGGAAAAATTCCGTGCCAGAGGGCTGGCTTGGCATGGGACAGCAGTGGGCCTCGGGGTTGTGTCCGGTCCGGCCTTGGGGGCGCTTCTCAGTGCAATGGTCAGAAGGCATCCATTCCACCTTGGCGGCAGATTTCAATGA